A single region of the Triticum dicoccoides isolate Atlit2015 ecotype Zavitan chromosome 2B, WEW_v2.0, whole genome shotgun sequence genome encodes:
- the LOC119361026 gene encoding uncharacterized protein LOC119361026 → MGSWLSSPAADAEADAAAVGFRSHARQAKQRRDASHARIYTLFALGHYNSRNKDAMFEPAAEPVEEPKTACVGFRQDFWYHVGFWARRRDAATNEEQQYFFAELRFERRTRRLVVETCALLEKPLCRLKSSCAFCPDNFQIFHPSCSEFTCGKKRHKRKFFREREMLGRAFMLRHAQQYKTFR, encoded by the exons ATGGGGTCCTGGCTCTCTTCCCCGGCCGCCGACGCCGAGGCTGACGCCGCCGCTGTCGGCTTCCGTTCCCATGCCCGCCAGGCAAAACA GCGTCGCGACGCCAGCCATGCTCGCATATACACCCTCTTCGCCCTCGGCCATTACAACTCCAGGAACAAG GATGCTATGTTCGAGCCTGCCGCGGAGCCCGTGGAAGAACCCAAGACCGCATGCGTCGGTTTCAGACAAGATTTCTGGTACCATGTCGGCTTTTGGGCTCGCCGGAGGGACGCCGCCACCAACGAGGAGCAACAGTACTTCTTTGCCGAACTACGCTTTGAGCGCCGCACCAGACGTCTAGTCGTCGAAACATGCGCTCTCTTGG AAAAGCCGCTCTGTCGTTTAAAAAGCAGTTGTGCATTTTGCCCGGATAATTTTCAGATTTTCCACCCAAGCTGCAGCGAGTTTACATGTGGAAAGAAGAGGCACAAAAGGAAATTCTTCAGGGAGAGAGAGATGCTTGGCAGGGCTTTCATGCTTAGACACGCTCAACAATACAAAACCTTTAGGTAG